One genomic window of Microbacterium testaceum StLB037 includes the following:
- a CDS encoding immunoglobulin-like domain-containing protein, which yields MQSTHPRPRGLRRGLLAGLCALGITATGLAVPTAAFADDVPAPTARYDMSHSGSTLLDVSGNGRNATLSGLTDASFVDAGGDSVLRFQKNGYAALPQGLVTGSDNDFTVEYTVTTATAQAQFGWVIGDGFGSWNTTALGNYVFVNPRSQESSYSNQVLGGIRVKSGSSNGETRIPAGGGLNPGFTTLTLVGSGNTLTLYRDGSSIGTVTHSLSMSNIVPTGKTLGYLGRSLYSSDPLLQADVTDVKFWDSSLTPAQVQASMPTAAAKKSTTDGLLRIDLPAILRGSNTSLTAVSANLSLPASADNVPLTWSSSNTAIVSDAGVVTRPSGNSQTVTLTATTGVGTTLAFPVTVLGQGPSADLDAISVPSRVTENLPLPAVGSANGSAVTWTSSDPAAISGTDASYSAPAVGAADPFRGAGVIARPAYGTGDKTVTLTAHATLGGSTVDRTYAVTLAEQARSAPDAGYAAAYFKSDSDEKIYQAATSGNDFFTFSAVNGGAPTISSSSDTRGLRDPFVLRSHFDDKYYMVATDLCISCGTSWGASQSAGSLKIEVWESTDLVHWSRTNGVDTGITVNRPEAGMTWAPEAYWDDALQSYVVFFSSRLYGNTAHSNTDKLYSRVFSVLTRDFKTFTYPPNSWQDTGFARIDSTVTKIGDTYYRFTKNEESNAAGTLEAGKDIFLEKSKVLTAPTTSSNWSGDPSTTWQLVDTNMTTPKTSQAGEGPEIIKLNAGDPNNTSGDAYAFLVDNYGSGGYRAFLTTGSAIASSTQTDRLSQRSSWAVRAPGGLPASPRHGAFVSVPQTVLSAMKDWTNVQAVASTTALETTATSATATVTAADGGQVAGTVTFSRGSWTSTVPVTGGRATTDVPAGSGTLTAHYDGYSDGLVSPSSATATLPKRSQTVTLAPIADQVVGAADAPVTASASSGLPVALSTTGPCSIVNGAVHVTGAGTCTVTAAQAGDDVYDAATPVQRSFVATVPLAAPTVVVSSRCAVGKPVLTVQGTNRAGVTVTFDIATPLGSTSVNGVASGKTTSAVFTGRSGSLSAGSVTVTATAKVDGVSTRSTTTAAYPARTCG from the coding sequence ATGCAATCCACTCATCCACGCCCTCGCGGCCTCCGCCGCGGGCTCCTCGCGGGCCTTTGCGCGCTCGGCATCACGGCGACCGGTCTCGCGGTCCCCACGGCCGCGTTCGCCGACGACGTTCCCGCGCCCACGGCTCGTTACGACATGTCGCACTCGGGTTCGACATTGCTCGACGTCTCCGGCAACGGTCGGAACGCCACCCTCTCGGGCCTCACGGACGCGTCGTTCGTCGACGCCGGTGGGGATTCCGTGCTGCGCTTCCAGAAGAACGGTTATGCGGCCCTGCCGCAGGGGCTGGTGACGGGATCTGACAACGACTTCACCGTCGAGTACACCGTCACGACGGCCACCGCTCAGGCGCAGTTCGGCTGGGTCATCGGCGACGGCTTCGGCTCGTGGAACACCACCGCGCTGGGCAACTACGTCTTCGTGAACCCTCGCTCGCAGGAGTCGTCATACAGCAACCAGGTGCTCGGTGGCATCCGGGTCAAGAGCGGTTCGTCGAACGGCGAGACCCGTATCCCCGCGGGCGGTGGTCTGAACCCCGGTTTCACGACGCTGACGCTGGTGGGAAGCGGCAACACGCTGACGCTCTACCGCGACGGATCGAGCATCGGCACGGTCACGCACAGCCTCTCGATGAGCAACATCGTGCCGACGGGGAAGACGCTCGGCTATCTCGGACGCTCGCTGTACTCGTCGGATCCGCTGCTGCAGGCCGACGTCACCGACGTGAAGTTCTGGGACTCTTCGCTCACGCCCGCGCAGGTTCAGGCGAGCATGCCGACCGCGGCGGCGAAGAAATCCACCACCGACGGCCTGCTGCGCATCGACCTGCCCGCGATCCTGCGGGGGTCGAACACCTCGCTCACAGCGGTTTCCGCGAACCTCTCGCTTCCCGCATCGGCCGACAACGTTCCGCTGACGTGGTCGTCGTCGAACACGGCCATCGTCTCCGACGCGGGTGTCGTGACCCGGCCGAGCGGCAACAGCCAGACCGTGACGCTCACCGCGACGACCGGTGTCGGCACGACGCTCGCGTTCCCGGTCACGGTGCTCGGACAGGGCCCGAGCGCTGACCTCGACGCGATCAGCGTCCCCTCGCGTGTCACCGAGAACCTTCCGCTGCCGGCCGTGGGATCGGCCAACGGCTCCGCCGTCACCTGGACGAGTTCCGACCCGGCCGCCATCTCCGGGACGGATGCCTCGTACTCGGCGCCCGCGGTCGGTGCCGCCGATCCCTTCCGAGGCGCGGGCGTCATCGCGCGTCCGGCCTACGGCACCGGAGACAAGACCGTCACCCTCACAGCCCACGCGACCCTCGGCGGATCGACGGTGGATCGGACGTACGCGGTCACCCTCGCCGAGCAGGCGCGCTCCGCGCCCGACGCCGGATATGCGGCGGCGTACTTCAAGTCCGACTCCGACGAGAAGATCTATCAGGCCGCCACCTCCGGCAACGACTTCTTCACGTTCTCGGCCGTCAACGGGGGTGCCCCGACCATCAGCTCGAGCTCTGACACCCGAGGACTGCGCGATCCGTTCGTGCTGCGGTCGCACTTCGACGACAAGTACTACATGGTCGCCACGGACCTCTGCATCAGCTGCGGCACCAGCTGGGGAGCATCCCAGTCCGCCGGCAGCCTGAAGATCGAGGTCTGGGAGAGCACCGACCTCGTCCACTGGTCACGCACGAACGGGGTCGACACCGGCATCACCGTCAACCGTCCCGAAGCCGGGATGACGTGGGCTCCGGAGGCGTACTGGGATGACGCGCTTCAGTCCTACGTGGTGTTCTTCTCCTCGCGTCTGTACGGCAACACGGCGCACAGCAACACGGACAAGCTCTACTCGCGCGTCTTCTCCGTGCTCACGCGCGACTTCAAGACCTTCACGTACCCGCCGAACAGCTGGCAGGACACCGGCTTCGCGCGGATCGACTCGACCGTCACGAAGATCGGCGACACCTACTACCGCTTCACCAAGAACGAGGAGAGCAACGCCGCGGGCACGCTCGAGGCGGGCAAGGACATCTTCCTGGAGAAGTCGAAGGTGCTGACCGCCCCGACGACGAGTTCCAACTGGAGCGGTGACCCGTCGACGACGTGGCAGCTGGTGGACACCAACATGACGACGCCCAAGACCTCGCAGGCCGGCGAAGGTCCGGAGATCATCAAGCTCAACGCGGGGGATCCGAACAACACCTCCGGCGACGCCTACGCCTTCCTCGTCGACAACTACGGCAGCGGCGGGTACCGGGCGTTCCTGACGACAGGCTCCGCGATCGCGTCCAGCACCCAGACCGACCGGCTCTCGCAGCGGTCGTCGTGGGCGGTGCGCGCTCCCGGCGGCTTGCCGGCGAGCCCGCGTCACGGCGCCTTCGTCAGTGTGCCGCAGACCGTGCTCTCGGCCATGAAGGACTGGACGAACGTCCAGGCGGTGGCATCCACGACCGCCCTCGAGACGACGGCGACCTCGGCGACGGCGACGGTCACCGCCGCCGACGGGGGACAGGTCGCGGGAACGGTGACGTTCTCGCGGGGGAGTTGGACGTCCACCGTCCCGGTCACCGGTGGTCGTGCGACCACCGACGTACCGGCGGGGTCGGGGACGTTGACGGCGCACTACGACGGGTACTCCGACGGTCTCGTCAGCCCCTCGTCCGCCACCGCGACTCTGCCGAAGCGCTCGCAGACCGTGACCCTCGCCCCGATCGCCGACCAGGTCGTCGGCGCCGCCGACGCTCCGGTGACGGCCTCCGCCTCTTCGGGGCTGCCGGTGGCACTGTCCACCACGGGTCCCTGCTCGATCGTGAACGGTGCGGTGCATGTGACGGGCGCCGGCACGTGCACGGTGACAGCTGCGCAGGCCGGCGACGACGTGTACGACGCCGCCACGCCCGTGCAGCGATCGTTCGTCGCAACGGTGCCGCTGGCGGCACCGACGGTGGTCGTCTCCAGCCGCTGCGCCGTGGGCAAGCCTGTGCTGACCGTGCAGGGGACGAATCGTGCCGGTGTCACCGTGACGTTCGACATCGCGACGCCGCTCGGCTCCACGTCGGTCAACGGCGTGGCATCCGGCAAGACGACATCCGCGGTGTTCACCGGTCGATCCGGTTCGCTTTCGGCGGGGTCGGTGACCGTCACGGCCACCGCGAAGGTCGACGGCGTCAGCACCCGATCCACGACCACCGCCGCCTACCCCGCACGCACGTGCGGCTGA
- a CDS encoding DoxX family protein: MIIAFWIVAGLAALAFLAAGLMKIARPKDALASSGLAWVEDFTSGPIKLIGVAEVLGAIGLVVPPLVGILPVLSPIAGIALAVLMAGAAATHLRRQESPVPAIVLALLSVAAAVLGFLTVA; encoded by the coding sequence ATGATCATCGCGTTCTGGATCGTCGCCGGGCTCGCCGCGCTGGCGTTCCTCGCCGCCGGCTTGATGAAGATCGCTCGACCGAAGGACGCACTCGCCTCGTCCGGGCTCGCCTGGGTGGAAGACTTCACCTCCGGTCCGATCAAGCTCATCGGTGTCGCCGAGGTGCTCGGCGCCATCGGACTCGTCGTCCCTCCCCTCGTCGGCATCCTTCCCGTTCTGAGCCCCATCGCGGGCATCGCGCTCGCGGTGCTCATGGCGGGAGCCGCCGCCACCCACCTGCGGCGTCAGGAAAGCCCGGTTCCGGCGATCGTGCTCGCGCTGCTCTCGGTCGCCGCCGCCGTCCTCGGCTTCCTCACCGTCGCGTGA
- a CDS encoding MarR family winged helix-turn-helix transcriptional regulator produces the protein MEPTVPRMDSTQGAAWLALVSLADLLPHALDAQLTAEAGIINFEYGILSLLNVADDQTLRMNELGTRLRSPAPRLSKAVRRLESKGLVERKVGAPGDARAVHVRMTRAGRRAWLTATPPHIAFARDTLLAPLTPGQLEDLARLLDPILRQLDPELCETRATGGRPPADG, from the coding sequence ATGGAACCGACCGTGCCGCGGATGGACAGCACGCAGGGAGCGGCCTGGCTCGCCCTCGTGTCGCTCGCCGATCTGCTTCCGCACGCCCTTGATGCGCAACTCACCGCTGAGGCCGGGATCATCAACTTCGAGTACGGGATCCTCAGCCTGCTCAACGTCGCGGACGATCAGACGCTTCGGATGAACGAGCTCGGCACGCGACTGCGGTCACCTGCTCCTCGTCTGTCCAAGGCCGTTCGGCGGCTCGAGTCGAAAGGTCTGGTCGAGCGGAAAGTCGGCGCGCCGGGAGATGCGCGCGCCGTCCATGTGCGCATGACGCGAGCCGGCCGACGGGCCTGGCTGACCGCCACCCCTCCGCATATCGCGTTCGCGCGGGACACCCTGCTGGCCCCGCTGACGCCCGGCCAGCTCGAGGACCTCGCACGGCTCCTCGACCCGATCCTCCGCCAGCTCGACCCCGAGCTGTGTGAGACTCGCGCCACAGGTGGCCGTCCGCCCGCCGACGGCTGA
- a CDS encoding FecCD family ABC transporter permease gives MNTFAEIRTRLRSSRRQRAVLVMTVTVAIAAIAAVTGLTTGSFHASLGDVASALTGGADGRTTVVVVGMRMPRTIAALLIGAALGLAGAVFQTLARNPLASPDIVGFSAGSATGALIGLTLIAPPASPAVGAWTGGLLTVVVVMAIARSVGISRERTILAGIALSTLLAAVNDYLLTRAPIDVARNATQWLHGSLVATSAQDVVLLLTSLGVLGAVLIAVHRDYRALELDDDTARSLGVRTGRVRLILVIVAALLTGTATSVAGPIGFIALAAPQLARRAMGTSGIPVIGSAVTGAAVLLVADVIAQRALAPLQIPVGLLTAVVGGAYLFWIVARSRR, from the coding sequence GTGAACACCTTCGCCGAGATCCGGACACGGCTGCGTTCCTCTCGACGACAGCGCGCCGTTCTCGTCATGACCGTCACGGTCGCGATCGCCGCGATCGCCGCGGTGACGGGCCTGACGACGGGCTCGTTCCACGCGTCGCTGGGGGATGTGGCATCCGCTCTCACCGGCGGAGCCGACGGGCGCACGACCGTCGTCGTCGTCGGCATGCGGATGCCACGGACCATCGCCGCTCTGCTGATCGGCGCGGCTCTGGGGCTGGCCGGCGCCGTGTTCCAGACGCTCGCGCGCAACCCGCTCGCGAGTCCCGACATCGTCGGCTTCAGCGCCGGATCCGCAACCGGCGCGCTCATCGGTCTGACACTGATCGCTCCCCCGGCCTCGCCCGCCGTGGGCGCCTGGACCGGAGGCCTCCTCACCGTCGTCGTGGTCATGGCCATTGCGCGCAGCGTCGGAATCTCGCGGGAGCGCACGATCCTCGCCGGCATCGCCCTTTCGACACTGCTGGCCGCCGTCAACGACTACCTGCTCACGCGCGCGCCGATCGACGTGGCCCGGAACGCGACGCAGTGGCTGCACGGGAGCCTCGTCGCGACCTCCGCCCAGGATGTCGTTCTTCTTCTGACATCCCTCGGCGTGCTGGGGGCCGTGCTGATCGCGGTGCACCGCGACTACCGCGCCCTCGAGCTCGACGACGACACAGCGCGCTCGCTCGGCGTCCGGACCGGTCGCGTCCGTCTCATCCTGGTGATCGTGGCCGCCCTCCTGACCGGCACCGCCACGTCCGTCGCGGGCCCGATCGGGTTCATCGCCCTCGCCGCGCCCCAGCTCGCGCGCCGAGCGATGGGCACGAGCGGCATCCCCGTGATCGGCTCGGCCGTCACCGGCGCTGCCGTGCTCCTCGTGGCGGATGTCATCGCGCAGCGCGCGCTCGCACCCCTGCAGATCCCGGTCGGCCTGCTCACCGCCGTGGTCGGCGGCGCGTACCTCTTCTGGATCGTGGCCCGCTCCCGCCGATGA
- a CDS encoding FecCD family ABC transporter permease: MLDSSTAAATGVVAHLGARRRSAIVRAVTLTLVMAAVLVGLVVLSLAVGSRALAPGDVVSALFSDRRDAVGVIVHELRVPRTLTALLAGACLGVAGVLMQALTRNPLADPGLLGVNAGAAVGVVVAIAFFGMGTASGYVWFAFAGAAGAALLVNTAARPDRRDDTVGLILAGVALSACLSAIVGIITLADDDTFESFRFWAVGSFERRDPDVAAQLLPFAIAGLLLAAMVARGLDQLQLGADLARALGVSPALVTLSAGAAITLLCATATSAAGPLAFIGLIVAHAVRGAVGRSVPVSLPLAAVVGAALTLASDIVGRVIAVPGEVEAGIVAAFLGAPLLLWLILRKSS, encoded by the coding sequence GTGCTCGACTCGTCCACAGCTGCTGCGACGGGAGTCGTCGCACACCTGGGTGCGCGTCGTCGATCAGCAATCGTCCGCGCCGTCACACTCACCCTCGTCATGGCCGCCGTGCTCGTCGGTCTCGTGGTTCTGAGTCTTGCGGTCGGGTCGCGCGCCCTCGCGCCGGGCGACGTCGTCTCGGCACTGTTCTCGGACCGACGGGATGCCGTCGGCGTGATCGTCCACGAGCTCCGCGTCCCGCGCACTCTCACGGCGCTCCTCGCCGGGGCGTGTCTGGGCGTGGCCGGTGTGCTCATGCAGGCGTTGACCCGCAACCCTCTGGCCGACCCGGGCCTGCTCGGCGTCAACGCGGGCGCGGCGGTGGGTGTGGTCGTGGCGATCGCGTTCTTCGGAATGGGCACGGCGAGCGGGTACGTCTGGTTCGCCTTCGCGGGAGCGGCGGGCGCCGCACTACTCGTGAACACCGCCGCTCGGCCGGATCGCCGGGACGACACCGTCGGCCTGATCCTCGCCGGGGTCGCGCTCAGCGCCTGCCTCAGCGCCATCGTCGGCATCATCACGCTCGCCGATGACGACACCTTCGAGTCGTTCCGGTTCTGGGCCGTCGGGTCGTTCGAACGCCGCGATCCCGACGTGGCCGCGCAGCTCCTCCCCTTCGCCATCGCGGGACTGCTGCTCGCTGCGATGGTCGCTCGAGGCCTCGATCAGCTTCAACTCGGTGCGGACCTGGCGCGCGCACTGGGGGTCTCCCCCGCTCTCGTGACCCTCAGCGCGGGCGCGGCCATCACCCTCCTGTGCGCCACGGCCACCTCGGCGGCCGGTCCCCTCGCCTTCATCGGTCTGATCGTCGCCCACGCCGTTCGTGGCGCGGTCGGGCGCTCCGTGCCCGTGTCCCTCCCGCTCGCCGCCGTGGTCGGTGCGGCACTGACCCTCGCGAGCGACATCGTCGGACGCGTCATCGCCGTCCCGGGCGAGGTGGAGGCCGGGATCGTCGCCGCCTTCCTCGGCGCGCCGCTCCTCCTGTGGCTGATTCTGCGGAAGTCCTCGTGA
- a CDS encoding iron-siderophore ABC transporter substrate-binding protein, whose protein sequence is MNDFRFPSHRARSRPRLAAVALGAAVLLALTGCSGVAAPASTVDAEAAATGDWVVARDLEPGMGSSEADGVFPRSVTHFGGVTEIPAAPTRIAVVSTGQLDALLALGTVPVAATRAENSGLVPQYLNDAFPQDASALGAMSDIGKRTEPDLEAIAQADPDLILINSTRGTELYDALSAIAPTVLTKGNGVNWKSDFLLIADALGKEGEARGILDSLQSDSAAFAETHAAGEPTVSFLQSTGDRTRIMGVPSFAGGIAQDLGLGRPASQQFDDTSQDISAEQIDLADADHVFYAGIGQGQAFLEDAPLWPTLDAVAAGHVTAVDYDPWFTNAGPVAARLVQDQIVRAVKAD, encoded by the coding sequence GTGAATGACTTTCGCTTTCCGTCCCACCGCGCCCGTTCTCGTCCTCGGCTCGCAGCTGTCGCTCTGGGGGCTGCCGTGCTGTTGGCGCTCACGGGCTGCTCCGGCGTCGCGGCACCCGCTTCGACGGTCGATGCCGAAGCTGCGGCGACCGGGGACTGGGTGGTGGCGCGCGATCTCGAGCCGGGCATGGGCTCGAGCGAGGCGGACGGCGTCTTCCCTCGATCGGTGACGCACTTCGGCGGTGTGACGGAGATCCCCGCGGCTCCCACGCGCATCGCGGTCGTCTCGACCGGCCAACTCGACGCCCTGCTCGCGCTCGGAACCGTGCCCGTGGCGGCGACGCGGGCAGAGAACAGCGGACTCGTTCCCCAGTACCTGAACGACGCCTTCCCCCAGGACGCATCCGCCCTCGGTGCGATGTCCGACATCGGCAAGCGCACCGAGCCCGACCTCGAGGCCATCGCGCAGGCGGATCCGGACCTGATCCTCATCAACTCGACGCGCGGCACCGAGCTGTACGACGCGCTGTCGGCCATCGCTCCGACGGTGCTCACCAAGGGCAACGGCGTGAACTGGAAGAGCGACTTCCTGCTCATCGCGGACGCTCTCGGGAAAGAGGGGGAGGCTCGCGGCATCCTGGATTCCCTGCAGTCCGATAGCGCGGCGTTCGCCGAGACGCACGCCGCGGGGGAGCCGACGGTGTCGTTCCTGCAATCCACGGGAGACCGAACGCGGATCATGGGGGTGCCGTCGTTCGCGGGCGGCATCGCCCAGGACCTCGGTCTCGGGCGCCCCGCCTCCCAGCAGTTCGACGACACTTCTCAGGACATCAGTGCGGAGCAGATCGATCTGGCGGATGCCGATCACGTGTTCTACGCGGGGATCGGTCAGGGGCAGGCGTTCCTCGAGGACGCTCCGCTGTGGCCGACGCTCGACGCGGTCGCCGCGGGCCATGTCACCGCAGTCGACTACGACCCGTGGTTCACCAATGCCGGGCCGGTGGCCGCTCGACTCGTCCAGGACCAGATCGTCCGGGCGGTGAAAGCCGACTGA
- a CDS encoding fasciclin domain-containing protein has protein sequence MLTNKKPVVAGLALVLGSAFALTACSGGSTSGGSMSEESSSAPAMSASPSASSSMMDPAADLVGPGCADYASQVPSGAGSVAGMAADPVAVAASNNPLLTTLTAAVSGKLNPDVNLVDTLNGGEFTVFAPVDSAFAKLPAETVDGLKTDSAALSKILTYHVVAGQLSPSEIDGTHATVEGQNVTVSGSGDSIMVNDAKVICGGVKTANATVYLIDTVLTPPAA, from the coding sequence ATGCTCACCAACAAGAAGCCTGTTGTTGCTGGTCTCGCCCTCGTTCTGGGCTCGGCCTTCGCCCTCACCGCTTGTTCGGGAGGCTCCACCTCGGGTGGGTCGATGAGCGAGGAGAGCAGCAGCGCTCCCGCCATGTCGGCGTCGCCCTCGGCGTCCTCGTCGATGATGGACCCGGCCGCCGACCTCGTCGGCCCCGGCTGCGCCGACTACGCCTCGCAGGTCCCCTCGGGTGCCGGCTCGGTCGCGGGCATGGCCGCCGACCCGGTCGCCGTCGCCGCCTCGAACAACCCGCTGCTCACCACGCTGACCGCTGCCGTCAGCGGCAAGCTGAACCCCGACGTGAACCTGGTCGACACGCTCAACGGTGGCGAGTTCACCGTCTTCGCGCCGGTCGACTCGGCCTTCGCCAAGCTCCCGGCCGAGACCGTCGACGGCCTCAAGACCGACAGCGCCGCGCTGAGCAAGATCCTCACGTACCACGTGGTCGCCGGCCAGCTCAGCCCCTCCGAGATCGATGGCACGCACGCCACGGTCGAGGGCCAGAACGTCACCGTCTCGGGCTCGGGTGACAGCATCATGGTCAACGACGCCAAGGTCATCTGCGGTGGCGTGAAGACCGCCAACGCGACCGTGTACCTCATCGACACGGTTCTCACGCCCCCGGCTGCGTAA
- the sigK gene encoding ECF RNA polymerase sigma factor SigK, giving the protein MMDAMVIDGFDLPEEGSDRVDHVGDLIQRVAAGDRDAFAEVYDALSARAFGLILRVLVDRAQSEEVLQEVFLEVWQSAARFTPKRGQGRSWVLTIAHRRAVDRVRSSQSSVDRDVRAGFRDMDVAYDNVSEKVEMKIEGRRVVDALAALPDAQKEALTLAYFGGYSQSEIATLVGAPLGTIKTRMRDGLSRLRMEMGVDK; this is encoded by the coding sequence ATGATGGATGCCATGGTGATCGACGGTTTCGACCTGCCCGAAGAGGGCTCGGACCGCGTCGACCACGTAGGCGACCTCATCCAGCGCGTGGCGGCGGGCGACCGGGACGCCTTCGCCGAAGTGTATGACGCCCTGTCCGCTCGGGCGTTCGGCCTGATCCTCCGCGTGCTCGTCGATCGGGCGCAGAGCGAAGAGGTGCTCCAGGAGGTTTTCCTGGAGGTGTGGCAATCCGCTGCGCGCTTCACTCCGAAAAGAGGGCAGGGAAGATCGTGGGTGCTCACGATCGCACACCGGCGAGCGGTGGACCGCGTGCGGTCTTCGCAATCCAGTGTCGATCGCGACGTGCGCGCGGGCTTCCGCGATATGGACGTTGCGTATGACAACGTCTCGGAAAAAGTCGAGATGAAGATCGAAGGGCGGCGCGTCGTCGATGCACTGGCGGCGCTTCCCGACGCCCAGAAAGAAGCTCTCACCCTGGCCTACTTCGGTGGATACAGCCAGAGTGAGATCGCTACTCTCGTCGGGGCGCCCCTCGGAACGATCAAGACGAGGATGCGCGACGGTCTGTCACGCTTGAGGATGGAAATGGGGGTGGACAAGTGA
- a CDS encoding anti-sigma factor: MNERDFADLAAGHALNALSDADERAYQEALASNPHWDSHVRDASEAIAALSDIVEPVDPPASVRASLLERIADLPQQTDVPPALDEDKEDFAAAGPAPVEPDATPARPASWGRRRWFTLAASIVAVLVLGFGAASIGQYVTRPASVVALEQIENAPDAQSASVTMPDGGSATAHWSASTGQSVLVTDGMPALSDDQTYELWFVRGETPIAAGIFETDAEGRATAILDGEFHSGDTIAVTIEPAGGSPDGTPSSAPVVAVATA; this comes from the coding sequence GTGAACGAGAGGGATTTCGCCGACCTCGCAGCCGGTCACGCGTTGAATGCGCTGTCGGATGCTGATGAACGCGCGTACCAGGAGGCACTTGCGAGCAATCCCCACTGGGATTCCCATGTGCGTGACGCCTCCGAGGCGATCGCCGCGCTGAGCGACATCGTCGAGCCGGTCGATCCGCCCGCCTCGGTGCGCGCATCGCTCCTGGAGCGCATCGCCGACCTGCCTCAGCAGACCGACGTTCCTCCCGCGCTCGACGAGGACAAGGAAGACTTCGCCGCCGCCGGCCCTGCACCCGTCGAACCGGATGCCACCCCCGCACGCCCCGCGAGCTGGGGCCGCCGTCGCTGGTTCACGCTCGCGGCATCCATCGTCGCTGTTCTGGTGCTCGGTTTCGGCGCCGCCTCGATCGGTCAGTACGTGACGCGGCCGGCGTCGGTCGTGGCACTCGAGCAGATCGAGAACGCGCCGGATGCGCAGTCCGCCTCGGTGACGATGCCCGACGGAGGCTCGGCGACCGCTCACTGGTCCGCGTCGACCGGGCAGAGCGTCCTCGTGACCGACGGCATGCCGGCCCTCAGCGACGATCAGACATACGAGCTGTGGTTCGTGCGGGGCGAGACGCCGATCGCCGCCGGGATCTTCGAGACGGATGCCGAGGGCCGGGCGACCGCGATCCTCGATGGCGAGTTCCACTCCGGCGACACCATCGCGGTGACGATCGAGCCCGCGGGCGGCTCGCCGGACGGCACCCCCAGCTCCGCCCCGGTGGTCGCGGTCGCGACCGCCTGA
- a CDS encoding aminodeoxychorismate lyase, with protein MALLFALVIDPVASDDRRETYSATFTAVDPDGPVLPLGELSAQRGDGVFESIGVVDGHPQEVGPHLERLAHSARLVDLPAPNPEQWREAIARVAAEAGEEELVIKLILSRGVEQGSSPTAWITLATAPDNVVARTDGVGVVTLDRGYQLDVPGRAPWLLLGAKTLSYAVNMAAIREAKRRGADDAVFVTSDGYVLEAPTASVILRFGDRFVTPEPNAGILHGTTQLSLFAYLDRRGFATAYEAVLLSDLRTADAAWLLSSVRLAAPISAVDGVEKAVDRALTDELNAYLLSPRN; from the coding sequence ATGGCCCTGCTTTTCGCGCTCGTGATCGACCCCGTGGCATCCGATGATCGACGCGAAACGTACTCCGCGACCTTCACCGCGGTCGATCCCGACGGTCCCGTGCTGCCCCTCGGAGAGCTCAGCGCGCAACGCGGCGACGGCGTCTTCGAGTCGATCGGCGTGGTCGACGGACACCCGCAAGAGGTCGGTCCGCACCTGGAGCGCCTGGCGCACTCGGCGCGACTCGTCGATCTGCCCGCGCCGAATCCGGAGCAATGGCGAGAGGCGATCGCCCGCGTCGCCGCCGAAGCCGGCGAGGAGGAGCTCGTGATCAAGCTCATCCTCAGCCGAGGCGTGGAGCAGGGATCCTCGCCGACCGCCTGGATCACCCTCGCGACAGCCCCCGACAACGTGGTCGCCCGTACCGATGGGGTCGGCGTCGTCACTCTCGATCGCGGATATCAGCTCGACGTGCCCGGACGCGCGCCGTGGCTGCTGCTCGGGGCGAAGACGCTCTCTTACGCGGTCAACATGGCGGCCATCCGCGAGGCGAAGCGCCGGGGAGCCGACGACGCCGTGTTCGTCACGAGCGACGGATACGTGCTCGAGGCGCCCACGGCATCCGTGATCCTGCGTTTCGGTGACAGGTTCGTCACCCCCGAGCCGAACGCGGGGATCCTGCACGGCACCACCCAGCTCAGCCTGTTCGCGTACCTCGACCGCCGCGGCTTCGCGACCGCGTACGAGGCGGTGCTCCTGAGCGACCTGCGGACCGCGGATGCCGCGTGGTTGCTGTCCAGCGTGCGCCTGGCCGCGCCGATCTCCGCCGTCGACGGTGTGGAGAAGGCCGTCGACCGCGCGCTCACCGACGAGCTGAACGCGTACCTGCTCTCGCCCCGCAACTGA